A genomic segment from Limisphaera ngatamarikiensis encodes:
- a CDS encoding response regulator, giving the protein MKRRSENIRVAIVDDEADLREQIAAYIDAADGFHCVRACASAEEALACLPADRPDVVLMDINLGTMDGIECVRQLKPLLPDTQIVMLTVFEDTDRIFRALAAGATGYLLKRLAPPRLLEAIREVHGGGSPMSAPIARKIVTSFQQPPPKPDPAAELSPREREVLEGLAEGRAYKEIADKLGVSIHTVRNYIRRIYEKLHVRSRTEAVAKYLRG; this is encoded by the coding sequence ATGAAAAGACGCTCTGAAAACATCCGCGTGGCCATCGTGGACGATGAAGCCGACCTGCGCGAGCAGATCGCCGCCTACATCGACGCGGCCGACGGGTTCCATTGCGTCCGGGCCTGCGCCAGCGCCGAGGAAGCCCTGGCCTGCCTGCCCGCAGACCGGCCCGACGTCGTGCTGATGGACATCAACCTCGGCACCATGGACGGCATCGAATGCGTCCGCCAACTCAAGCCGCTCCTGCCCGACACCCAGATCGTCATGCTGACCGTGTTCGAAGACACGGACCGCATCTTCCGCGCCCTGGCCGCGGGCGCCACCGGTTACCTGCTCAAACGCCTGGCCCCGCCCCGCCTGCTGGAGGCCATCCGGGAAGTCCACGGCGGTGGCTCGCCCATGTCGGCACCCATCGCACGAAAAATCGTCACCTCCTTCCAACAACCACCACCCAAACCCGACCCGGCCGCCGAGTTGTCACCCCGCGAACGGGAGGTGCTGGAAGGACTCGCCGAGGGCCGGGCCTACAAGGAAATCGCCGACAAGCTCGGCGTCAGCATCCATACCGTCCGCAATTACATCCGCCGCATCTATGAAAAACTTCACGTCCGATCCCGCACGGAAGCCGTCGCCAAATACCTCCGCGGCTGA